Part of the Deinococcus sp. QL22 genome is shown below.
AAAATTGGGGACTGGGGAAGCATCGCTCAGCTAAAGCCTAGTGGGTCACTTGCCACAGGTGTAGGGTATGAGGATGGCTCGTGTCCAGAAGAACCCCCTGCCGCATGTGCCGCCGCATCTGCTCGCCTGGCGGCACCGCATTACGGTGCGGCGCCACATCGTGCGGCTCTGTGAGCTGGCGGGAATCCGTTACGAGGGGCGTGAGGTGCATGGTCTGAGGCACACGGTAGGAACCCGCACCTACATGGAGACAGGAGACATCCTGGAAGCCCGGGATCTTCTCCGGCACCGAGATATCAGTTTCACCCAGGTCTACGTCGCGTACGCCCGGAGAGGAAAAAAAGCGAGCTGTGAAAGCATAAGAATGTGGGAACCCAGCGGCTGAGAATGCGGCGAAGCTGCCCTGTTGACCCGGGCAGCTTCAGTGACCAGCCCGCTGAACTGGTCTCACACGACCAACGGAACCGGTCGCGGGTCTCCTTTCAGCTTCCGGCGCTGTCCTGGGATCAAGGGCGGCTGTTCTCCCACCTGACGGACCCGGCCGTCCTTCACTTCCAGGTGCAGGTCGAAGTCGCCCACAAACCGGTCGGCCTCATGCATCACCGCCAGCACCGTTTTGCCGGTGGTGTGCTCCAACATCAGGTCCAGCGCGACCTGCCGGTTGAGATCGTCCAGATTGGCCAACGGCTCATCGAAGACGTACAGATCGGCCGGCCGCAGCAGCGTCATGATCAGGGCGAACTTCTTGCGTTGCCCCAACGATAGTTCTGTAAATCGCCTCTCCAGGAGCAGTGTCAGTTGAAAGGCAGCCATCAACCGCTGAGCCTCCACCGGATCCGACCCGGCCAGCAGGGTGGACAACGGCAGTGCAGGGAAAATCACCGGTTCAACCAGGCCACTGACTGTTCCCGGCCGGGTCAGCACGCCGCTGGCCGGTTCCAGCAGCCCCAACGCCGTGAGGGCCAGCGTGCTCTTGCCCGCGCCGTTGGCCCCGCTGATCAACACCCGTGCCCCACGGGGAATAGTGAATGTCACCTCCTGCAGGGTGGGCGGGGTCCCGAGGCCACAGCTGACCTGCATCCAGGCGAGTTCTCCGGGGGAGGGGAGAGCTGCTGGGGCCTCCGGCGTCACCGAGGCGATCTCGCGCAGCCGGTCCACCCGGGCGTGCAGCACACTCAGCTGGGGAATCAGGTCGATCATGTTCTGAACGGCATTGACCGCCAGCCAGTAGGCACCCATATAGGCCATCAGTCCACCCAGACTGAGGGAAGTCGTCATCACCGCGTAGCCCCCGGCGATCAACACCATGAACTCGGCCAGGCCCAGAGACATCCGGCTGAGCGTGCCGTACAGCCCGGTACTGCGGCTCAGGGTGTAGACCGATCCCAGACGCAGCCGCACCGCCTGCATCAGGTCTGCCAGGGTCCGCTCGGCCAGTTCAAAGGTTCGCACGGCCCGGTAGGCCCCGACCGCCTGGGTGTGGACACTCTGCTGCTGGGCCGTGCGCTCCTGAACGTCCCGGGCATTCACGTTCAGCTGGCGGGCAAAGAACCGGGAGAGCGAGAGCAGAACTGGAGTAATCACCAGCAGGGCCAGGGTCAACTGCCAGGACAGAATGACCACCGTAGCCAGTGCAGTGACCAGGGTGGCCACCGCACGCAGCAGGCCTGTGCCGATGCCCGTCAGTGGCCCGACCGTCTCCTGCACCTCGGTCATGGTCCGGGCCACGTAGTAACCCTCGCCGTGAGACGCCACGGTCTGGGGCGGCAGGTGGTAATAGGCCGTCATCATGCGCTGCGTGACCTGCTCGGTCATCCGGTTGGTCAGACGCTGCTGGTAGAGCAGGGCGAGGTAATCCAACCAGCGGATGGCCGAGAAAACCAGGGTGGCGGCAATGGCAACGGTCAGCAGCAGGTCCAGGCGGCGTTGAGGGACAGCCACGTCGAAAATCCAGCGGGTGACCAGCGGATTGAGCAGGGTAAGTCCAGTGGCCAGGGCGCCAGTCCAGGCCAGGGCCAGCGCGTACGCCCGGCCCTGGGCGCCGATCACAAACCCTGCATCCTCGCGCAGGCGGCGGATCATGCGTGGACAGCTGCGGGGCGCTGCAGCAGAGCGTCTGGGAAGAGGGGATGGGCGCCGCCCTGGGCCAGCCGGTGCAGGAAGACCGCGATGCCCGCGCCACCTGTGCCCAGATCCGTGCTGATGCGGTGCAGGTGATCGCCCGGGAAGGCCAGGCCCTGAGGCTTCTGAACCCCGAACAGCAGGGTGCCCTCTGCGGCCCGGTGGGCATCCTGCAGATACCGGGGGTCCTGCAGGAACTGGTAGGCGTCGAGCGCGTACATGCCCAGACCAGCCAGGCCTGAATGGAGCCCGGGGAACAGGGTGTACTTATGGGCCACCGCGGCGTGAATGCCTTCCAGCACCGCCTCATCGCCGGCTTCGGGGGCCACGTGATGGAAGCGCAGCAACACGCTGCCGACGCCCGCACTTCCAGTCATCAGGTAGGGATACAGGATGTTGCCCTCACCGGCCCGCTCTGGGAAGCCAAGCGCCTCTTCACCGTCGACACGCCGGCCCTGGGCGATGTCGGCGGCCAGCGCCTGACGGCCCAGCTGCAGGTACTGCTCGTCCTGGGTCGCCACGAACAGCGTGAGCAAGAACAGGGCCATGCCGCTGCCGCCTCCGGCCAGGCCCACCTGCACTGGCCCAAGCGTAGGCCACGTCGCCCGCCCGTCCTCCACCTGAGCGGTCTGGGTCAGCACCGCGCCGATGCGCCGGGCCTGCTGGAGCAGCTGGTCTTCCCCCGACGTGCGGTGCAGCTCCAGGGCGGCCAGCCCAGCCCCACTGGCCCCAGTCGCCAGGCCGGGCGTCTCGAACAGCAGGGGATGACGCAGCGCGGCCTGCAGGGCCCGGGTGGCCAGTGAACTCTGTCCCAGCCGGTGGAGGGCGCTTGCGACACCACCCAGTCCACCCAGGTAGCCGGAAGAGAGGCGTCCAGTCTGCAGCGGTTGACGGGCGATCCAGTCCATGACCTCAGAAGGGACGTGGCCGGTGACGGTCTGCAGGGCCAGCGCCACGCCCAGGGCCCCGTGGTCGAGGCTCAGGGGGTTGTTGTGCTGCGGTCCTGCCGGAAACAACCGGTCGTCGCGTCCAAAGTCGGCCACGGCCAGGGCATACTTCAGCGCCCCCTGGGCGGCGGCCTGAAGACGCTCGGGATCCACGGCCGCGGTCGGCGTCAGGATGGCCAGCTGGGAACCGCTGTCCGGCAAGGCTTCGAGCGCGTCTGCCAAGGCATGCAACTCCACCGTCGACTCGGTCTGGGTCAGGGCCAGGACGGCGTCCATATAGGCCGGCGGCAGATCGAAATCCCGTTCGAGACTGCGGCCGAAGACCTCGTAGGCATCGGGCTTGACCCCGTTGATGATGGTGATCGGCATGATCAGGCCCAGCATCAGGGCCCCGAGGGCGTAGTGGTCGTCCGTCAGGTGGGTTTCGCGCCGTTCCAGACGGGCAGCGGGCGCGTAACCGGGT
Proteins encoded:
- a CDS encoding tyrosine-type recombinase/integrase, with amino-acid sequence MARVQKNPLPHVPPHLLAWRHRITVRRHIVRLCELAGIRYEGREVHGLRHTVGTRTYMETGDILEARDLLRHRDISFTQVYVAYARRGKKASCESIRMWEPSG
- a CDS encoding ABC transporter ATP-binding protein, with the protein product MIRRLREDAGFVIGAQGRAYALALAWTGALATGLTLLNPLVTRWIFDVAVPQRRLDLLLTVAIAATLVFSAIRWLDYLALLYQQRLTNRMTEQVTQRMMTAYYHLPPQTVASHGEGYYVARTMTEVQETVGPLTGIGTGLLRAVATLVTALATVVILSWQLTLALLVITPVLLSLSRFFARQLNVNARDVQERTAQQQSVHTQAVGAYRAVRTFELAERTLADLMQAVRLRLGSVYTLSRSTGLYGTLSRMSLGLAEFMVLIAGGYAVMTTSLSLGGLMAYMGAYWLAVNAVQNMIDLIPQLSVLHARVDRLREIASVTPEAPAALPSPGELAWMQVSCGLGTPPTLQEVTFTIPRGARVLISGANGAGKSTLALTALGLLEPASGVLTRPGTVSGLVEPVIFPALPLSTLLAGSDPVEAQRLMAAFQLTLLLERRFTELSLGQRKKFALIMTLLRPADLYVFDEPLANLDDLNRQVALDLMLEHTTGKTVLAVMHEADRFVGDFDLHLEVKDGRVRQVGEQPPLIPGQRRKLKGDPRPVPLVV
- the lanKC gene encoding class III lanthionine synthetase LanKC, which gives rise to MTAHTPRDTQRARLQAVSHRLQVDPEFYEPLERYRPRNHFLSVAETFVPVTSQLIQEAFWTHVKPLGARSLMQGWKIHVSATQDNATTILEKAGRICVKAGVPFKFASDRQILSMLLSKGCARGSSGKFMTIYPRSVESCQELLDALYEELKDQEGPYILSDRRYKDSKVVYYRYGGILPFTRVDASGGRASFLLSPTLEEVPDERTPYFQLPEWISDPFQAPEEDTDLVLGGGRFEITSVLNHSNTGGVYLALDHATGQQVVVKEARPHINVSVSGADAVDKLRKEHRLLTSLSGTGIAPEPVAFFVEWEHAFLVQERIEGHTLHGFAAQRSKAIRVRYTVPEVQAWFRQVRSLAVSTIRLVARLHDRGIAFGDLSANNIMVTNPEAAHPELRLIDFEGACEIGVDGAINMFTPGYAPAARLERRETHLTDDHYALGALMLGLIMPITIINGVKPDAYEVFGRSLERDFDLPPAYMDAVLALTQTESTVELHALADALEALPDSGSQLAILTPTAAVDPERLQAAAQGALKYALAVADFGRDDRLFPAGPQHNNPLSLDHGALGVALALQTVTGHVPSEVMDWIARQPLQTGRLSSGYLGGLGGVASALHRLGQSSLATRALQAALRHPLLFETPGLATGASGAGLAALELHRTSGEDQLLQQARRIGAVLTQTAQVEDGRATWPTLGPVQVGLAGGGSGMALFLLTLFVATQDEQYLQLGRQALAADIAQGRRVDGEEALGFPERAGEGNILYPYLMTGSAGVGSVLLRFHHVAPEAGDEAVLEGIHAAVAHKYTLFPGLHSGLAGLGMYALDAYQFLQDPRYLQDAHRAAEGTLLFGVQKPQGLAFPGDHLHRISTDLGTGGAGIAVFLHRLAQGGAHPLFPDALLQRPAAVHA